The following are encoded in a window of Diorhabda sublineata isolate icDioSubl1.1 chromosome 3, icDioSubl1.1, whole genome shotgun sequence genomic DNA:
- the LOC130441084 gene encoding uncharacterized protein LOC130441084 isoform X1: MLSVIVLVLFLVTVTVSEEDEEQFEKHIQRVSSDVYLCKQPSPRVIYLPEIFGDKWETYKQHQASIRPLATVLHRCQATGCCEKYNEICRAKYEKTVPLMFLIASTSEYVLLTAVNDTECICELDNSIT; the protein is encoded by the exons atgttgagcgTTATAGTGCTAGTTTTATTCTTGGTAACAGTTACAGTATCAGAAGAAGACGAGGAGCAGTTCGAGAAACATATTCAAAGAGTATCTTCCGATGTATATCTATGTAAACAACCTAGTCCTAGAGTTATATATCTTCCCGAAATATTTGGAGATAAATGGGAAACCTACAAACAACATCAAGCATCT aTCAGACCTTTAGCAACAGTACTTCATAGATGTCAAGCAACCGGATGTTGTGAAAAGTACAATGAAATATGTAGAGCGAAATATGAAAAGACCGTACCCCTAATGTTTCTAATTGCTTCTACAAGTGAATACGTATTACTCACGGCAGTCAATGATACGGAATGTATATGTGAGTTGGATAATTCAATTACATGA
- the LOC130441084 gene encoding uncharacterized protein LOC130441084 isoform X2 encodes MVTVSEEDEEQFEKHIQRVSSDVYLCKQPSPRVIYLPEIFGDKWETYKQHQASIRPLATVLHRCQATGCCEKYNEICRAKYEKTVPLMFLIASTSEYVLLTAVNDTECICELDNSIT; translated from the exons ATGG TTACAGTATCAGAAGAAGACGAGGAGCAGTTCGAGAAACATATTCAAAGAGTATCTTCCGATGTATATCTATGTAAACAACCTAGTCCTAGAGTTATATATCTTCCCGAAATATTTGGAGATAAATGGGAAACCTACAAACAACATCAAGCATCT aTCAGACCTTTAGCAACAGTACTTCATAGATGTCAAGCAACCGGATGTTGTGAAAAGTACAATGAAATATGTAGAGCGAAATATGAAAAGACCGTACCCCTAATGTTTCTAATTGCTTCTACAAGTGAATACGTATTACTCACGGCAGTCAATGATACGGAATGTATATGTGAGTTGGATAATTCAATTACATGA